The following coding sequences lie in one Bacillus rossius redtenbacheri isolate Brsri chromosome 13, Brsri_v3, whole genome shotgun sequence genomic window:
- the LOC134538035 gene encoding ubiquitin recognition factor in ER-associated degradation protein 1-like, which translates to MSFLAFGLGIFTEDYVCYSASSQEGGRRLDVEDGGKIIMPSSALAKLSQLDIHYPMLFKLSNIISNHSTHSGVLEFVANEGHVYLPKWIMRNNLQLDEGDPIRVLLVTLPIATFARFQPLSVDFLDISNPKAVLESHLRRHACLTMDDVLTIHYNQKLYDLRVLETQPGTAVSIIECDMNVDFAPPVGYKERVPEQQLAPDQGSQQCLTAFVPFLTPGFRIDGKKSKLSLQNSLSSQESTKFCKVVPNYGFKIGSLRFVRGTSSKNIKGDVKKSFQPFSGQGRSLQQLSLAGTSEEDLHDPR; encoded by the coding sequence ATGTCTTTCCTTGCATTTGGTTTAGGAATATTCACTGAAGATTATGTCTGTTATTCGGCTTCCTCTCAGGAAGGTGGCCGTCGACTTGATGTGGAAGATGGGGGTAAAATTATAATGCCTTCATCTGCTTTAGCAAAATTGTCGCAGCTGGACATACACTACCCCATGTTGTTCAAGTTAAGTAACATTATCTCTAACCATTCCACACACAGTGGCGTGCTAGAGTTCGTCGCAAACGAGGGACATGTCTACCTGCCCAAGTGGATCATGAGGAACAACTTGCAGTTGGACGAAGGAGACCCTATCCGAGTGCTTCTGGTCACGCTGCCGATCGCCACCTTCGCCCGCTTCCAGCCCTTGTCCGTAGACTTCCTCGACATAAGCAATCCCAAGGCGGTGCTCGAGAGCCACCTACGACGTCATGCTTGCCTCACCATGGACGACGTGTTGACCATCCACTACAACCAGAAGCTGTACGACCTCCGTGTGCTGGAGACGCAGCCAGGAACTGCAGTCAGCATCATAGAATGCGACATGAATGTCGACTTCGCGCCGCCCGTCGGTTACAAAGAGAGAGTTCCCGAGCAACAGCTTGCGCCGGACCAGGGAAGTCAACAGTGTCTGACAGCCTTCGTGCCTTTTCTGACTCCAGGCTTTAGAATCGATGGGAAAAAAAGCAAACTCTCATTGCAAAATTCGCTCTCAAGTCAAGAATCGACTAAATTTTGCAAAGTAGTTCCAAATTATGGTTTTAAGATCGGGTCTCTGCGGTTTGTAAGGGGTACTAGCAGCAAAAACATTAAAGGCGATGTTAAAAAATCATTCCAACCTTTCTCAGGACAAGGACGTTCACTTCAACAACTTTCATTGGCCGGCACATCAGAGGAAGATCTCCATGACCCTAGGTAA